From Mucilaginibacter gotjawali:
GAACATCGGTGATGTACCGGCAATCTGGGTGATGTATTTGATCTTTACGTATTTGCCTTTGATAGATGGCGGAGGATAATTTTCAATGATCGGCAACATTACCTCGTTCAACTTTGAGGTAGGTATTTTGCGGACCTTATTTTGGTAAACCTGATTCGCAGTTTCAATTACTTTCAACACCCTTTGTTTTTCCGTTACCGAAGTAAATACTATAGGCACATCGGTAAACGGCGCTATTTTGTCGCGGATCTGTTCTTCAAAAACCTTAACTGTTTTGTTATTTTTTTCGATGAGGTCCCACTTGTTGACGACGATCACGACGCCTTTTTTATTTTTCTCGGCCAGGTGGAAGATATTGATATCCTGCGATTCGATCCCTTCCACAGCATCGATCATTAAAATCACCACATCGGCTTCTTCCAAAGCCTTGATGGTACGCATAACCGAGTAAAACTCGATATTCTCTTTAACCTTTGTTTTTTTACGCAGCCCGGCGGTGTCTACCAACATAAAATCGTGGCCGTACTGGTTATAGTGGATATGGATGGAATCGCGGGTGGTGCCTGCAATAGGCGTTACAATATTACGCTCCTTGCCGATAAGCGAATTAATGATGGATGATTTACCCACATTCGGGCGGCCTACAATGGCGTACTTTGGTAAAGTATTTTCTTCCAGCTGCTCATCGTCAAAATGTTTTACCACTTCGTCCAGTAATTCGCCTGTGCCTGAACCTGTCATTGATGAAATATTATATAATTCGCCAAGTCCCAAACTATAAAACACCATGGAATCAGCCAACAGCGAAGTGTTGTCCAATTTATTAACTACTACAAACACAGGTTTTTTACCCTTACGCAGCAGCGTGGCAATTTCATCATCAAGATCGGTGATACCGGTAGTAACGTCGACCATAAACAGGATAACGGTCGCTTCCTCAATGGCGATGATCACCTGTTCGCGGATAGCGGCCTCAAATACATCTGCCGAATTGGCTACATAGCCGCCGGTATCGATAACAGTGAACGAATGGCCCGTCCACTCAGAGACACCATAGTGCCTGTCGCGGGTTACACCGCTCACGTCGTCCACAATGGCCTTGCGGGTTTCGGTTAAACGGTTATATAAAGTTGACTTGCCTACGTTAGGGCGACCTACTATGGCTACTATGTTACTCATTTTTAATTTTAGATTTTAGAATTACGATTTACGATTTGGTATAATTTAAATCGCGGCTCATAATTTAATGCTAATTTACAAATCCGATCAGCCTAAATCTAAAATCGTAATTCGTAAATCGTAAATATTCTTTACTCGTACCCAAATTGTTTAAGGTAATTTTTCTTACTGCGCCAGTCGGGTATAACTTTTACAAACATTTCAAGGAAAACCTTTTTCTGAAAAAACTCCTCCATATCACGGCGGGCATAAGTGCCAACAATTTTTAGCATTTCGCCGTTTTTGCCGATGATTATATTTTTTTGCGAATCGCGTTCAACTATGATCTCGGCGCTGATGCGGTGCAATTTTTCGCCTTCCACAAAAGCGGTGATAATTACTTCCGTACTATAAGGTATTTCCTTTTTGTATTGTTTAAAAACCTGCGCCCTGATCATTTCGGATGCAAAAAAACGATCATTACGATCTGTCAAAGCGTCCTTCTCATAATAAGCCGGGTGTTCGGGCAAATGCTCGATCACAAAATTCATAACCGCCAGCACATTATAATCTTTTAACGCAGAGATAGCAAACACCGCCTTGGGATTCAGTTTTTCCTGCCAGTATTCAATCTTCGCTTTAACCGTTTCCTCGTCAGACTGATCGACCTTATTTACCAAAACAGCCAGGGGCGCCTGCGAGCCTTCCAGTTTCTTTAAAACATCACCCTCATCATATTCCTCGTAAATATCGGTAACCAGCAATATCAGGTCGGCATCCACAATCGAACCATCTACCTGGTGCATCATACTTTCGTGCAAAGCGTAATGCGGTTTGATGATGCCCGGTGTGTCAGAAAAGACGATCTGGTAGTCCTCATCGTTTACAATACCCAAAATTCTATGCCGGGTTGTTTGTGCTTTTGGGGTGATGATGGACATTTTTTCGCCCACGAGCGCGTTCATCAGCGTTGATTTACCCGCGTTGGGTTTACCAATTATACTTACAAAACCTGCCCTGTGCGCCATATAAAAATAAATAAAATTTAATTTGGACTGCAAAGAAACGAATTATATCTTTGCAGTCCAATTAAAACGGAGTGCAAATTGCATTTTTGACAATTGGAAGGAACTTTCCGGAGTTATGAACGGATCGCAACATATCAAAAAACAGTGCGGGATGGAGCAGTTGGTAGCTCGTCGGGCTCATAACCCGAAGGTCGTAGGTTCGAGTCCTGCTCCCGCTACCGAACAGGACAACTTAGAAAAATCTAAGTTTGTCCTGTTTTTTTTTGAGTATAACTCACTGTTAATCAGAAAAATAAGTCGTGCAGCCTCGTTCACGCGGGTGGTTCGATAAGTAAAGCCGTCAAAAACCAATTTTTCAGGGTAAATCGAACCAATTATTTCACGCTTTAAAGCGGTATTTCCTTCTAAATAAAGATTATCAAGTCTCGATAACATATCGATAGTCTGATTCAATAAGCTCTCGATATTCTGCGTGCTTTTACCAAAGCCCGTCAGTTTGGCTTCAAGGCTCAATAGCTTAGTTTCGCATTCTCCTTTAATAGATTTGTAGTCGGCACTATCAATAGTCTCATCAAGCAATAGCTTTCTGGCCTTCGCAAGCCTGTCATTTTCCGCCTGAATCCGGTTAAGCAAATCCTTCCTGCAATCCATTTGAGAGCCGCTTTGCTGACTATAGACGTCGTTGACTATATATTTAAACAATTCCGACATCCCTGGCTTTGGGATAAATTTTTTAAGATCATCTAAGAAAGTGCCATT
This genomic window contains:
- the der gene encoding ribosome biogenesis GTPase Der, translating into MSNIVAIVGRPNVGKSTLYNRLTETRKAIVDDVSGVTRDRHYGVSEWTGHSFTVIDTGGYVANSADVFEAAIREQVIIAIEEATVILFMVDVTTGITDLDDEIATLLRKGKKPVFVVVNKLDNTSLLADSMVFYSLGLGELYNISSMTGSGTGELLDEVVKHFDDEQLEENTLPKYAIVGRPNVGKSSIINSLIGKERNIVTPIAGTTRDSIHIHYNQYGHDFMLVDTAGLRKKTKVKENIEFYSVMRTIKALEEADVVILMIDAVEGIESQDINIFHLAEKNKKGVVIVVNKWDLIEKNNKTVKVFEEQIRDKIAPFTDVPIVFTSVTEKQRVLKVIETANQVYQNKVRKIPTSKLNEVMLPIIENYPPPSIKGKYVKIKYITQIAGTSPMFAFFCNLPQYVKEPYYRFIENKLRENFEFQGAPIQVWFRQK
- the era gene encoding GTPase Era, which gives rise to MAHRAGFVSIIGKPNAGKSTLMNALVGEKMSIITPKAQTTRHRILGIVNDEDYQIVFSDTPGIIKPHYALHESMMHQVDGSIVDADLILLVTDIYEEYDEGDVLKKLEGSQAPLAVLVNKVDQSDEETVKAKIEYWQEKLNPKAVFAISALKDYNVLAVMNFVIEHLPEHPAYYEKDALTDRNDRFFASEMIRAQVFKQYKKEIPYSTEVIITAFVEGEKLHRISAEIIVERDSQKNIIIGKNGEMLKIVGTYARRDMEEFFQKKVFLEMFVKVIPDWRSKKNYLKQFGYE